The Cryptococcus deuterogattii R265 chromosome 3, complete sequence genome has a segment encoding these proteins:
- a CDS encoding myosin regulatory light chain cdc4 — translation MSGNNAEYREAFALFDKRGTGQVPRESLGELLRSLGQNPTQAEVAEVEKTVGATFNYDEFLTVLNRPDGWKPAGTADEFIKGFQVFDKAGNGFIGAGELRYVLTQLGEKMTDEEVDELLKGFPVQDGQINYHSFVRSILSQ, via the exons ATG TCTGGCAACAACGCAG AATACCGAGAAGCCTTTGCTCTCTTCGACAAACGAGGTACCGGCCAAGTGCCCCGTGAATCCCTTGGCGAACTCTTGCGGTCCTTGGGCCAAAATCCTACCCAGGCAGAGGTGGCAGAGGTCGAGAAGACCGTCGGGGCTACTTTCAACTATGACGAATTTTTGACGGTGTTGAATAGGCCGGATGGATGGAAGCCTGCGGGTACTGCCG ACGAGTTTATCAAGGGATTCCAAGTCTTTGACAAGGCTGGAAACGGGTTCATCGGTGCCGGTGAACTCCGCTATGTCCTCACCCAGcttggagagaagatgactgatgaggaagtggaCGAGCTGCTCAAGGGCTTCCCTGTCCA AGACGGTCAGATCAACTACCACTCTTTCGTCCGATCGATTCTGTCTCAATAA
- a CDS encoding Gtr1/RagA G protein Gtr1 has translation MSHAARKKVLLMGRSGSGKTSMRSVIFSNFSAKDTRRLGATIDVEQSAVRFLGGLVLNLWDCGGQSAFVDNYLSSQKDTIFSNVAVLIYVFDNTTSDWDSDITYFEEILLALRENSPDAGVWCLINKMDLVDKEDPKRKRYNERKEILMGLNEKVEKEVEERGRHITCFPTSIWDESLYKAWSSIIHTLIPNISLITSHLTYLRDLCLCVEAVMFEAETFLVIAKSGSPLDCDSSDLDAVEAKAGAKDLDRQRFEKISEIMKDFRKVCQRNHERYQGFQAKFDACTVVLEPLSRNTIILLVSNDPRIETGAMLYNIYRAQTHIAEFGAGKIPLERKCGICKRDAKTRYVCKDEDDPSVPAWDSVDKEDAPLMQPSTGARCSA, from the exons ATGTCTCATGCCGcaaggaaaaag GTGCTCCTAATGGGCAGATCAG GATCCGGAAAGACATCCATGCGATCAGTCATCTT TTCAAACTTTAGTGCAAAAGATACTCGAAGGTTAGGAGCTACCATCGACGTTGAGCAATCTGCTGTTCGCTTCCTCGGTGGTCTCGTACTG AACTTGTGGGACTGTGGTGGCCAATCCGCCTTTGTAGACAATtacctctcttcccaaaaagataccatcttctccaacgtCGCTGTCCTCATCTACGTATTCGATAACACCACTTCCGATTGGGATTCTGATATTACATATTTTGAGGaaatcctcctcgccctACGAGAGAACTCACCAGATGCTGGGGTGTGGTGTTTGATAAACAAAATGGATTTGGTGGATAAGGAGGAtccaaagaggaagagatataatgagaggaaggaaataTTGATGGGGCTGAATGaaaaggttgagaaggaggtggaagagcGAGGGAGGCATATTACGTGTTTCCCGACAAGTATCTGGGATGAGTCGCTATACAAG GCTTGGTCATCAATCATCCATACACTGATCCCAAACATCTCCCTCATAACCTCTCACCTCACTTACCTCCGAGATCTCTGTTTATGCGTGGAAGCAGTCATGTTCGAAGCAGAAACGTTTTTGGTCATTGCTAAATCCGGTTCACCGCTTGATTGCGATTCGTCCGACTTGGATGCTGTGGAAGCAAAGGCAGGAGCAAAGGATCTGGACAGACAGAGGTTTGAAAAGATTTCAGAAATCATGAAAGATTTTAGAAAAGTCTGCCA ACGTAATCATGAACGATACCAAGGATTCCAAGCCAAATTCGACGCTTGTACCGTCGTCCTCGAACCGCTTTCGAGAAATACAATTATCCTCCTGGTCTCTAACGATCCGAGGATAGAGACGGGCGCAATGTTGTATAATATATATCGAGCGCAGACGCATATCGCAGAGTTTGGAGCGGGGAAGATTCCGCTGGAGAGAAAGTGTGG GATATGCAAACGCGATGCAAAAACGAGGTATGTGTgcaaagacgaagacgacCCAAGTGTGCCAGCATGGGATTCGGTAGATAAAGAAGACGCACCATTAATGCAGCCAAGCACCGGAGCGAGATGTTCTGCTTGA
- a CDS encoding anthranilate phosphoribosyltransferase — translation MSATEYTPDTFKVILKKLVQSPEEFTAEDCAECFRHLCVQGASEAQAGAFLTALTLSGLDASPDIVAACASVLRQYAISVDGLASASQAKDLAHGMWDYRDSDKEGDGYTGLVDIVGTGGDGWDTYNVSTTAAVVVAGAGVRVAKHGSKAATSTSGSADLLLSLDCRLAFPVSEVHGFLDHSPFLFLFAAHYHPSLAHIAQIRRHLNFRTIFNILGPLINPSRPQRMVLGVAKKELGDTFAEVLRLLNVERALVVCGKEGLDEISCAGETWTWWLENGKITTGSIHPTKDFGLPTHPLSAVRGSTPELNALTFTSILQSSAPPSHLSSPPSPDSPSYAAILDYILLNAAALLYVSGKASSYREGVELARESIESGGAWAAFEGFRDASKKAMGEYVDVKAVEDDGGVAAKNGAVKAWLTIKRSKGDTPRADRGE, via the exons ATGTCGGCTACTGAATATACCCCGGACACGTTCAAAGTCATCCTCAAAAAGCTTGTCCAATCTCCTGAAGAGTTCACCGCAGAGGACTGTGCCGAGTGCTTCAGACATCTTTGCGTTCAAGGTGCTAGCGAGGCCCAG GCCGGTGCTTTCCTTACTGCTCTTACTCTTTCAGGCCTTGACGCCTCTCCTGACATCGTTGCCGCCTGTGCCTCCGTCCTCCGGCAATATGCCATCTCTGTCGACGGCCtcgcctctgcctctcAAGCTAAAGATTTAGCTCATGGCATGTGGGATTACCGGGATTCCGACAAAGAGGGTGATGGTTACACCGGTCTTGTGGACATTGTTGGGACGGGTGGCGATGGGTGGGATACGTATAATGTGTCTACGACAGCTGCTGTCGTCGTTGCAGGTGCTGGTGTGCGAGTGGCCAAG CATGGATCCAAGGCCGctacctccacctctggTTCTGccgatcttcttctctccctcgaCTGCCGACTCGCCTTCCCCGTCTCTGAAGTCCACGGTTTCCTCGACcattctcccttccttttcctctttgcCGCGCACTATCACCCTTCCCTCGCACACATTGCACAGATACGACGACATCTTAATTTCCGAACAATCTTCAACATTCTCGGCCCCTTGATTAACCCCTCGAGACCGCAGCGTATGGTTTTGGGTGTGGCTAAAAAGGAACTGGGAGATACCTTTGCAGAGGTTTTGAGATTGTTGAATGTGGAGAGGGCATTGGTTGTTTGCGGGAAAGAGGGTTTGGATGAAATTAGCTGTGCTGGAGAGACCTGG ACTTGGTGGTTAGAAAACGGGAAGATTACTACAGGTTCTATCCACCCGACAAAAGACTTTGGTCTCCCCACCCACCCTCTTTCAGCTGTACGCGGCTCCACCCCCGAACTCAACGCACTCACTTtcacttccatcctccagtCCTccgctcctccttcccacctctcttcccctccttctcccgaCTCCCCTTCATACGCTGCCATTTTGGATtacatccttctcaacgCCGCTGCGCTCTTGTACGTCTCCGGTaaagcttcttcttatAGAGAAGGTGTCGAGTTGGCTCGAGAGAGTATTGAGAGTGGTGGTGCCTGGGCGGCGTTTGAAGGGTTTAGGGACGCCAGTAAAAAGGCGATGGGTGAGTATGTGGATGTGAAGGCtgtagaggatgatggaggtgtGGCGGCGAAGAATGGAGCGGTGAAGGCTTGGTTGACCATCAAGAGGTCAAAGGGCGATACCCCCAGAGCGGACAGGGGTGAATAA
- a CDS encoding cohesin complex subunit SA-1/2, with the protein MSSPEPEEPRRGSRIRKQVDKFDASQQNGKGKRKQIEDQENDDHEGLITDPEDDSDHEPTPKKKKPTAPRKPRVSAGTTKKRGPKAKTKPTAEGAKGSVEKTDSPLFNALQQPDIALQPLIDEWIETYQQAAGDETSEQKSIHELVVFFIRCCGMATEIEQAEATDDDGIPDVIERVQDESVRVALATYPLISKAKNFKPFKSNLNEFISHFISSLALTPIMFHTADNTPHSSLLIPLLLNWLMCMSSSTLRPIRHTSTYMTLKINSALCDVAADVSKDLSVKQRQRDAEIRKAGATNAAQKRMKAAEDRVKEVQERKQTLEELMQEIFDVMFVHRVRDADPNIRTDCLRELGVWAKKYPDYYVSTSYLSYFTRGCNDTHAHARLETVKALVNLYSRETFINNARTLTMRLAPRVIEMATRDVDLNVRVVALQAITLIDKTGILQDEEDEERDKVAKLVFDQEPRIRKAAGGFILGLWEERKEALKAVWSGLRANKKRRAAKITEDEMSHYLDWKSLAAVLLYISKTLDDSSEQPTSLKPTPLIPFLPNQQLTRATAAVESIGAEHELWKDWESLVNYLLVDHSTNEEDMWLLREDEETFMLQVLLACIKREGNGEDEPDRTRTLIKVLPRLFAKHQGDVGRMAGILSIPGHMKLSLYLDMRMSSAYESLWDDISKQFLQYTSPIILTASISAISQLVANSSLSSINEAKLSELHESLFASLRDTIGSEDVALITLEDEQISQLEAILLRITLLQRSMDLVDVMEDEEGQQSSGWDIICAFADRGKLGYKEEATMVDYAVQIIFLHVTWLFKRFTKEDTQDATRVDLLSTRRDTALQTFNQLFLGETTNTASAVRCQAFISFINTHVLFTKRAEGRGGAPASDVCSVAMPDEVQHRLGGTFQAVIEKYASVVETRSAGREESQQLFELTPDEIQEDFHFFQLVSVFVGAIRCGVLEVEHAKEPLAHYGRFGPTYDAIVKKLIDVLRDEGIYNKEADTVQHVAGSALQQSFNIFLDSEEDEPIAPLALARVIATAFVIHGSQFAILRQLHPSDVCDFHLEALDFVSRKLSTTVKQEGNARNKEQKSRLTKKKWAVLTFFKMLIPLLGPVTGKDALKIKAHLEDVIDSSGVQLTTNKGWDGYRAYEKRLIGIASKDPNVKMASKKVVEREGTEQGDEEDIEEVDDEEAEREKTPTAQTRPKPKGRRRSNTITHPSPSAVSTESSLTPAPSSSPAHRGLLSPSQEAGPQGPKHAREDSFDLQLTPPPADNEEGDLQLDLDLDLDGIEPSQRVEEVAVEPEQPSLKRRKTRRG; encoded by the exons ATGTCTTCACCAGAGCCAGAGGAGCCGCGTAGGGGCTCAAGGATAAGGAAGCAGGTTGACAAGTTTGATGCTAGTCAACAGA ACgggaagggcaagagaAAGCAAATTGAAGACCAGGAGAACGACGATCACGAGGGTTTGATCACAGACCCGGAAGATGACTCTGATCATGAACCAACtcccaaaaagaagaagccgacGGCACCTCGGAAACCTCGAGTTTCTGCGGGTACTACTAAGAAGCGCGGACCAAAGGCAAAGACAAAGCCTACCGCTGAAGGCGCGAAGGGGAGCGTGGAAAAGACCGATTCGCCTTTATTTA ATGCCCTCCAACAACCCGATATTGCCCTGCAACCTCTTATTGATGAGTGGATCGAGACCTACCAACAGGCCGCTGGTGATGAAACATCAGAACAGAAGTCCATTCACGAACTGGTTGTCTTCTTTATTCGATGTTGCGGTATGGCTACCGAGATCGAGCAAGCTGAAGCGACGGATGACGATGGTATCCCGGATGTCATCGAGCGGGTGCAGGATGAAAGCGTGCGGGTAGCGTTGGCGACTTACCCCTTGATTTCCAAAGCAAAGAACTTTAAGCCCTTCAAATCCAATTTGAACGAGTTCATCTCACACTTCATCTCATCGCTCGCTCTCACGCCTATCATGTTCCACACTGCTGACAATACTCCTCACTCGTCTCTGCTCatcccccttctcctcaactGGCTGATGTGtatgtcatcatcaactctTCGACCCATCCGTCATACGTCAACCTACATGACGCTCAAAATAAACTCGGCTTTGTGTGATGTTGCTGCGGATGTGAGCAAGGACTTAAGCGTTAAGCAAAGGCAGCGAGATGCAGAGATTAGAAAAGCTGGAGCTACAAATGCAGcgcagaagaggatgaaagctGCCGAGGACAGGGTCAAGGAAGTACAAGAGAGAAAGCAAActttggaagagttgatgCAGGAGATCTTTGATGT GATGTTCGTCCACCGAGTCCGCGATGCCGACCCCAACATCCGAACCGATTGTCTGCGTGAATTAGGTGTTTGGGCCAAAAAATATCCAGACTATTACGTCTCAACTTCTTATCTCTCCTACTTCACCCGTGGCTGTAACGATACCCACGCTCACGCCCGACTTGAGACTGTCAAAGCCCTTGTCAACCTTTATAGCCGAGAAACCTTCATTAATAATGCTCGAACCTTGACAATGCGTTTAGCGCCTAGGGTGATTGAGATGGCCACGAGGGATGTGGATTTGAATGTGAGGGTGGTGGCTTTGCAGGCGATCACACTTATAGACAAGACGGGTATCCTAcaggacgaggaggacgaagaaagagataaaGTGGCCAAGCTTGTTTTTGACCAGGAGCCTCGAATTCGGAAAGCTGCAGGAGGGTTCATTCTTGGTTtgtgggaagagaggaaagaagccCTCAAAGCAGTCTGGTCCGGTCTGAGAGCGAATAAAAAGAGACGTGCAGCAAAGATTACCGAAGACGAAATGTCCCACTACCTCGACTGGAAATCGCTGGCTGCAGTTCTTCTTTACATTTCCAAAACCCTCGACGACTCTTCTGAACAACCCACTTCTCTAAAACCAACGCCACTTATTCCCTTTTTACCCAACCAACAGTTGACAAGAGcgactgctgctgttgagtCTATTGGTGCTGAGCACGAGCTGTGGAAAGACTGGGAGAGCTTGGTCAATTATCTCTTGGTGGATCACTCGacgaacgaagaagatatgTGGCTCCTGCgtgaagacgaggaaacGTTCATGTTGCAGGTGCTTTTGGCTTGTATCAAGCGggaagggaatggagaggatgagccGGATAGGACTAGGACATTGATAAAGGTTTTGCCTCGGTTATTTGCTAAGCATCAAGGTGATGTTGGTCGAATGGCTGGAATTCTTTCTATTCCTGGACACATGAAGCTCAGTCTTTACCTTGACATGCGCATGTCCTCT GCCTATGAATCCCTCTGGGATGACATCAGTAAACAATTTCTTCAATATACTTCCCCTATCATCCTCACAGCATCCATTTCTGCTATCAGCCAATTGGTTgccaactcttctctttcatctatCAATGAAGCCAAGCTTTCTGAACTGCACGAATCCCTCTTCGCCTCTCTAAGAGATACGATTGGCTCTGAAGACGTTGCGCTTATCACTTTGGAAGACGAGCAGATCAGCCAGTTGGAAGCAATCTTGCTGAGGATAACGTTACTGCAAAGAAGTATGGATTTGGTGGATGTcatggaggatgaggagggacAACAGAGTAGCGGATGGGATATCATCTGTGCCTTTGCTGACAGGGGCAAATTGGGGTACAAGGAGGAAGCTACT ATGGTGGATTATGCTGTTCaaatcatctttctccatgTTACTTGGCTCTTCAAGCGGTTCACTAAGGAAGATACCCAAGATGCCACAAGGGTTGATCTCCTTTCCACTCGACGCGATACTGCCCTTCAGACTTTTAACCAGCTTTTCCTTGGAGAAACAACCAATACTGCCAGTGCTGTACGATGTCAAGCCTttatctctttcatcaACACGCATGTACTGTTCACCAAACGTGCAGAGGGTAGGGGCGGAGCACCAGCGAGCGATGTTTGTTCTGTAGCGATGCCAGACGAAGTCCAACATAGGCTGGGAGGGACATTCCAGGCGGTGATTGAGAAATATGCTTCTGTTGTGGAGACCAGATCAGCAGGGCGGGAAGAGAGTCAGCAAC TCTTCGAGCTTACTCCTGATGAGATTCAGGAGGATTTCCACTTTTTCCAACTTGTTTCGGTTTTCGTTGGTGCTATCCGATGTGGTGTCCTCGAAGTTGAACATGCCAAGGAACCCCTTGCCCATTATGGTCGTTTCGGTCCAACATACGATGCGATCGTCAAGAAGCTCATTGACGTACTTCGAGACGAGGGCATATACAACAAGGAGGCAGACACGGTACAGCACGTTGCGGGAAGCGCGTTGCAACAATCCTTCAACATCTTTCTCGACTCtgaggaagacgaaccAATTGCTCCTCTGGCTCTTGCCCGTGTTATTGCTACTGCCTTCGTCATCCATGGTTCCCAATTTGCTATCCTGCGACAGTTGCATCCATCTGATGTATGTGACTTCCACCTCGAAGCACTTGACTTCGTTTCCCGAAAACTTTCAACCACCGTCAAACAAGAAGGCAATGCAAGAAATAAGGAGCAAAAATCTAGAttgacaaagaaaaagtggGCAGTGCTCACATTCTTCAAGAtgctcatccctcttcttggtCCTGTCACTGGTAAAGACGCTCTCAAGATCAAGGCTCATCTTGAAGATGTAATCGATTCTTCTGGAGTGCAATTGACAACCAATAAGGGTTGGGATGGCTACCGAGCGTACGAAAAGAGATTAATAGGAATCGCAAGCAAGGACCCGAATGTGAAGATGGCGAGCAAGAAGGTtgtggagagagagggtaCTGAGCAGGGTGACGAAGAGGATATCGAAGaagtagatgatgaagaagctgagcgTGAGAAGACTCCAACAGCACAAACTCGACCGAAGCCAAAAGGCAGAAGGAGGTCAAACACTATTACTCACCCTTCACCCTCTGCGGTATCTACTGAGTCCTCCCTTACCCCCGccccctcctcatcccctgCTCATAGAGGATTACTATCCCCCTCTCAAGAAGCTGGGCCGCAAGGGCCAAAACACGCCCGCGAGGATTCATTCGACCTTCAACTTACTCCCCCGCCAGCGGACAATGAAGAGGGTGATTTGCAGCTGGATTTAGATCTTGATTTGGATGGAATAGAGCCATCTCaaagggtggaagaggtggcTGTAGAGCCTGAACAACCGTCATTGAAGCGACGGAAAACAAGGAGGGGTTAA
- a CDS encoding ATP-dependent RNA helicase ded1 produces MAATDVNGLASQMNSVNLNGAAQKPQKPAYVPPHLRNRAAPPAAAPPAAPAAYRPSPTGLPTPATTPPTRHSVPAALPEDDVGGWGAQPRVRKTFEHGAPPGFGSWKNGQHVVGARNMRMEKEMYGEVGDGLHQSTGINFDKYADIPVEVSGKGVPEPVTEFTNPPINPILLENVKYARYTTPTPVQKYSIPIVADGRDLMACAQTGSGKTGGFLFPILSALFTYGPSAPPVEQDTGYGYRRTKKVYPTALVLAPTRELVSQIHEEARKFAYRSWVRPAVVYGGADIGSQMRALDRGCDLLSATPGRLVDLIERGKISLANVKYLVLDEADRMLDMGFEPQIRRIVDEEDMPGVLDRQTLMFSATFPREIQNLARCFLKEYIFLTVGRVGSTSENITQRVEYVDDQDKRSLLLDLLLAEQSGGLILVFVETKRMADTLCDFLCSRRHNATSIHGDRTQREREAALYAFKSGRAPILVATAVAARGLDIPNVTHVILYDLPNDVAEYTHRIGRTGRAGNVGTSTAFFNRGNSNIGKDLIELLKEANQEVPQWLVEISSERSYGGGGGGYRGGRGRSTGGGGGRMGGRDMRQGGGGGGGGYGGSGYGGGARTGGYGGGYGGGGGGGASWGNGGGFPPAGGDSGASWW; encoded by the exons ATGGCCGCTACCGATGTCAATGGACTCGCGTCCCAAATGA ACTCCGTTAACCTTAACGGTGCCGCTCAGAAGCCTCAGAAACCTGCCTACGTCCCTCCTCACTTGAGGAACCGTGCCGCTCCTCCTGCCGCTGCCCCCCCTGCGGCCCCCGCAGCCTATAGGCCCTCTCCCACCGGTCTCCCCACCCCTGCCACCACCCCTCCCACCAGGCATAGCGTGCCTGCCGCCCTTCCCGAGGACGATGTCGGCGGATGGGGTGCTCAACCTCGCGTTAGGAAAACTTTCGAGCATGGTGCTCCTCCCGGGTTTGGTAGCTGGAAAAACGGCCAGCACGTTGTTGGTGCTAGGAAcatgaggatggaaaaggagatgtATGGTGAAGTGGGAGACGGATTGCACCAG TCCACCGGTATCAACTTTGACAAGTACGCCGATATCCCCGTCGAGGTCAGCGGTAAGGGCGTTCCCGAGCCTGTGACTGAATTTACCAACCCCCCTATCAaccccatccttctcgaaAACGTCAAGTACGCTCGATACACCACCCCTACCCCTGTCCAGAAGTACTCCATTCCTATCGTTGCCGATGGCCGTGATCTCATGGCTTGTGCCCAGACCGGTTCCGGTAAGACTGGTggtttccttttccccatCCTTTCAGCTCTTTTCACCTACGGTCCTTCCGCTCCTCCCGTTGAGCAGGACACTGGCTACGGCTACAGGAGGACAAAGAAGGTTTACCCCACTGCCCTTGTTCTTGCCCCTACCCGAGAACTTGTTTCTCAGATTCATGAAGAGGCTCGTAAATTCGCCTACCGATCTTGGGTCCGACCTGCCGTCGTTTACGGTGGTGCCGACATTGGTTCCCAAATGCGTGCCCTCGACCGAGGATGTGACCTTCTTTCCGCTACCCCTGGTCGTCTTGTCGACTTGATTGAGCGAGGCAAGATTAGTCTTGCCAACGTCAAGTACCTCGTTCTTGACGAAGCCGACCGAATGCTCGACATGGGTTTCGAGCCTCAGATTAGAAGAAtcgttgatgaggaagacatGCCCGGCGTTCTCGACCGTCAGACTCTCATGTTCTCCGCCACCTTCCCTCGAGAGATTCAGAACCTTGCTCGATGCTTCCTCAAGGAGTACATCTTCTTGACTGTCGGCCGAGTCGGTTCTACTTCTGAAAACATTACCCAGCGTGTCGAGTATGTCGACGACCAGGACAAGCGTTCTTTGCTTCTCGATTTGCTCCTTGCCGAACAATCTGGCGGTTTGATCCTCGTCTTTGTCGAGACCAAGCGTATGGCCGACACTCTTTGTGACTTCCTCTGCTCTCGTCGACACAATGCCACTTCTATCCACGGTGACCGTACCCAGCGTGAGCGTGAAGCCGCTCTCTACGCCTTCAAGTCCGGTCGTGCCCCCATTCTCGTTGCTACCGCCGTTGCCGCTCGAGGTCTCGATATCCCCAACGTCACTCACGTCATCCTCTACGATCTCCCCAACGACGTTGCCGAGTACACTCACCGTATCGGTCGAACTGGTCGTGCAGGAAACGTCGGTACTTCTactgccttcttcaaccgGGGAAACAGCAACATTGGTAAAGATTTGATTGAGCTCCTCAAAGAGGCGAACCAAGAAGTTCCTCAGTGGCTTGTTGAGATCTCCTCCGAGAGGAGTTAcggtggtggcggtggtgggTACAGAGGAGGTCGAGGACGAAGCActggtggtggcggtgggAGGATGGGCGGACGAGATATGCGTcaaggtggtggtggtggtggtggcggttATGGGGGCAGTGGGTATGGCGGTGGTGCAAGGACTGGTGGGTATGGTGGGGGTTAcggaggtggtggtggcggtggcgCCTCATGGGGTAATGGCGGTGGTTTCCCACCTGCCGGCGGCGACTCTGGCGCGAGCTGGTGGTAA
- a CDS encoding DNA 3'-phosphatase, which yields MSPQKRASDGPEPPAKRTHPFFTGGTPKEHGKFHASDPALIHFTHLDPFESLPRNSSESIDPSNSTPAPKRIPVAFYDLDGTLVKTRSGNDFPKSRDDWMWWHPSVPEKLKQEWEAGTHLVVISNQGSKKPKIKSEWRAKLPLIAAKMPNNVPLRILAATEQNNVYRKPNIGMFQAITEIYRARGLEIDMEKSIFVGDAAGRSAKGSRKKDHGNTDYKFAINVGLRFVTPEEYFLGHPRPSFPEPPMGFRPRDLGSLNALPHIVPSHTPITRKADEEVEIVIFVGYPASGKSSFFRKHFQPAGYVHVNQDILRTRQKCMNVAEEAVKDRKSVVIDNTNRNRETRAYWVSLASKLNVPIRLFHFLCPPELAKHNNLYRAYYPPPDEPIRELLPYIAFAGFETAFEEPKKEEGFDEIRTVNFHWQGSEEQRKKWDMYIE from the exons ATGTCCCCTCAGAAAAGAGCATCAGATGGGCCAGAGCCACCAGCAAAGAGGA cccatcccttcttcacagGCGGCACGCCAAAAGAACATGGCAAATTCCACGCTTCTGACCCTGCTCTCATCCACTTTACTCATCTCGATCCTTTCGAATCTTTACCAAGGAACTCTTCCGAATCCATCGATCCTTCCAACTCGACACCCGCCCCAAAAAGGATCCCTGTAGCATTTTATGACCTCGACGGTACATTGGTCAAGACACGGTCAGGAAACGATTTCCCCAAAAGCCGAGATGATTGGATGTGGTGGCACCCTTCTGTCCCCGAAAAGCTAAAGCAAGAATGGGAAGCTGGGACGCATTTGGTCGTGATTTCGAATCAAGGGAGTAAGAAACCCAAAATCAAGAGTGAATGGCGGGCCAAGTTGCCTTTGATTGCAGCCAAG atgccGAACAATGTCCCATTGCGCATCTTAGCTGCGACAGAACAAAACAATGTCTACCGAAAACCAAACATTGGCATGTTCCAAGCCATCACCGAAATCTACCGCGCCCGTGGCCTGGAGATTGATATGGAGAAATCCATCTTTGTTGGGGATGCTGCCGGTAGATCTGCCAAAGGGTCACGAAAGAAAGACCACGGCAATACGGATTACAAGTTTGCTATCAATGTTGGACTGAGATTCGTCACACCGGAG GAATATTTCCTAGGTCATCCacgtccttcttttcccgaGCCTCCTATGGGCTTCCGGCCCCGCGACTTGGGCAGTCTCAACGCTC TTCCTCACATCGTCCCATCGCACACTCCTATCACTCGCAAGGCTGACGAGGAGGTAGAAATCGTCATCTTTGTGGGGTACCCGGCATCCGGCaaatcatccttcttccgcaAGCATTTCCAGCCCGCGGGTTATGTCCACGTCAACCAAGATATCTTGCGGACAAGACAAAAATGTATGAATGTGGCGGAAGAGGCGGTGAAGGACAGAAAATCTGTTGTTATCG ATAACACGAACCGGAATCGAGAAACACGAGCCTACTGGGTATCCCTCGCCTCAAAGCTCAACGTCCCGATACG ATTATTTCATTTTCTCTGTCCTCCTGAACTGGCCAAACATAACAACCTTTACCGCGCGTACTATCCTCCCCCTGACGAACCTATCCGAGAGTTATTGCCATACATCGCTTTTGCCGGGTTTGAGACCGCATTCGAAGAgccaaagaaggaagaagggtttgatGAAATTAGGACGGTGAATTTTCACTGGCAGGGGTCGGAGgaacagaggaagaaatgggatATGTATATTGAATAG